From Thalassococcus sp. S3, one genomic window encodes:
- a CDS encoding YceI family protein codes for MKSIIAAALLSASALPAQAEMARYDLDPEHTVVYFTVDHIGYAKTLGVFTELDGSFSYDANTQALQDVEVTISAASVETFNEARDDHVRNQDFLHVSQFPEITFVASSGTPESATSGTVTGNLTILGQTQPVTLTVTLNKTAPYPFGHRREVLGLSMETSIQRSDFGMTYAVENGLVGDLVEINVETEAIRAE; via the coding sequence ATGAAATCCATCATTGCTGCAGCGCTGCTGTCCGCATCGGCCCTCCCGGCCCAAGCAGAAATGGCGCGATATGACCTCGACCCCGAACACACCGTTGTCTATTTCACCGTCGATCATATCGGCTACGCGAAAACTCTCGGTGTGTTTACCGAGCTGGACGGCAGTTTCAGCTATGACGCCAACACCCAGGCCCTGCAGGACGTAGAGGTGACAATCTCTGCCGCCAGCGTGGAGACATTCAACGAGGCGCGGGACGATCATGTGCGGAACCAAGACTTTCTGCATGTCTCGCAATTTCCCGAAATCACGTTTGTTGCCAGCAGCGGCACACCGGAAAGCGCCACGAGCGGAACCGTCACCGGCAATCTGACAATTCTCGGGCAGACGCAACCCGTTACGCTGACGGTCACGCTCAACAAGACGGCGCCCTATCCATTTGGGCATCGACGCGAAGTTCTCGGGCTGTCGATGGAGACCTCTATCCAGCGCAGTGACTTCGGCATGACCTATGCGGTGGAGAATGGCCTGGTTGGCGATCTGGTAGAGATCAATGTCGAAACCGAAGCGATCCGCGCGGAGTAA
- a CDS encoding endonuclease/exonuclease/phosphatase family protein: MTTFKEKLRCATWNVHRTRGRDGRVDPARIQQCIATRLAPLHPHVLALQEADAECRPHARLLDIDSIAEVTGLAYAHDTPDLRWGPQSDGFLGTILFLHPGLPRLHADVIDLPGHCHRGAIAVETLLENRPVRICSAHLSLSQALRIVQMRILGQYLRRRPAMQTIFLGDFNEWRPWGGAMFNRHVVGTKLEGPNPRTFPSHRPLFPLDRILTDAPGRVTETQVLTGADLVAASDHLPLFGVVALS, from the coding sequence GTGACCACTTTCAAAGAAAAACTTCGCTGCGCCACCTGGAATGTCCATCGCACCCGCGGTCGGGATGGGCGCGTTGACCCCGCCCGGATCCAACAGTGCATTGCCACACGGCTTGCACCTTTGCACCCGCATGTACTGGCCTTGCAGGAGGCTGACGCGGAGTGCAGGCCGCATGCCCGCCTGCTGGATATCGACAGCATAGCGGAGGTCACTGGATTGGCTTATGCGCATGACACGCCTGATTTACGCTGGGGGCCACAGAGCGACGGATTTCTGGGGACGATCCTGTTTTTGCATCCCGGCCTCCCCCGGCTCCACGCAGATGTGATCGATCTGCCGGGTCATTGCCATCGTGGGGCAATCGCGGTCGAAACCCTGCTGGAGAACCGCCCGGTGCGCATTTGCTCGGCGCATCTATCGCTCTCGCAAGCCTTGCGGATCGTGCAGATGCGCATCCTGGGCCAGTATCTGCGCCGCAGACCAGCGATGCAGACAATCTTTTTGGGTGACTTTAACGAATGGCGCCCATGGGGCGGAGCGATGTTCAACCGCCATGTGGTTGGAACGAAGCTGGAAGGCCCCAATCCTCGTACTTTCCCAAGCCACCGTCCGCTCTTTCCGCTCGACCGAATACTGACGGACGCGCCGGGGCGGGTGACGGAAACGCAAGTGCTGACGGGTGCCGATCTGGTGGCCGCATCCGATCATCTGCCGCTTTTTGGCGTGGTCGCCTTATCGTGA